The nucleotide window CATCGGCATCGCCGTCTTGGAAGTCATCGTCGTCCGACTCGCGTTCGGCGATCTTCTCCAGTGACGCGGTGATCTTCTCGATTTTCTTTTCAGCCGCGCCGAGCGTTTTGGAACAGTCGCGAACCAGCTCCATTCCCTCGGCATACAACGCCAGCGCCGCTTCGAGCGCGACATCATCGCCCTCGAGCATCGCGACGATCTGTTCTAATCGCGCGAATTGATCTTCGAAAGTTCTGGGTTTCGTTGCGGCCATCGAAGGGAATCTAAGGCGCGGGGAGTGCTCCGTCCATCGGGTCGTTGGGACCGGGATGCCGGCTACGGCCCAGACCCGGACACGGTCGAACGAATGATGCCGCGACTCAGCCGCGTTTCCAGTTCATCTCCGTCGGAGACGACGGCGGCATCGCGCAACGCATCGGCACGGCCCACTCGCCGCGTGATGGAGTAGCCGCGGCGCAGGACCGCTTCGGGCGAAAGCGCGGTGAGCCGTCCGTTGAGTCCCTGCATGAGTTCGAGGTGGCGACGCAGCCGCTGCCGCATCTGCCGTGTCGCCGTTTCGGTCGCCAGGTCGAGACGCTGCGACCACTGCGCCAGCAGATCGCCGGGACGCTGCAGGGCGTGCGACGACTTGAGTCGTGCAATTTCACGCCGTCGGAATTCGACCGTGTGGCGGGCGGCGCGGCGCATGCGACGGATCATTTCGGGCAGGACATCGCGCGCGGCGACCCAGTGTTCGGTCACCAACTGCGCGGCGGCGGTCGGGGTGGCGGCGCGGTGATCGGCGACGAAGTCGGCGATCGTGAAATCGACCTCGTGTCCGACCGCCGAAATGACCGGTAAGCGCGATGCCGCGATGGCGCGCGCGACCGGCTCTTCGTTGAAGGCCCACAGGTCTTCGAGCGATCCGCCGCCGCGTCCGACGATGATGACGTCGATGTCGGTACGACCATTGAGCGTCCCTATTGCAGCGACGATTTCCGCCGCGGCGCCGTCGCCCTGCACCCGCGCCGGGCATAACACGACATGCAAGCCGGGGAAGCGGGCAGTGATCGTCTTGAGCATGTCGGCAATCGCCGCGCCGGTCGGCGAGGTTACAATTCCGACGACGCGCGGGAACGGCGGGATTGGGCGTTTGCGTTCGGGCTCAAACAATCCTTCGCGCTGGAGCTTCTCCTTGAGCTTTTGAAACGCGATTTCCAACGCCCCGATGCCGACCTTTACGAGCCGCGTGACGAC belongs to Candidatus Zixiibacteriota bacterium and includes:
- the xseB gene encoding exodeoxyribonuclease VII small subunit, with protein sequence MAATKPRTFEDQFARLEQIVAMLEGDDVALEAALALYAEGMELVRDCSKTLGAAEKKIEKITASLEKIAERESDDDDFQDGDADDTDNDDDA
- the xseA gene encoding exodeoxyribonuclease VII large subunit: MPDDSSNPFEAASVGHPDKVYSISEITEIVKRLLEQSFESVWVEGEISNYTHHSSGHRYFTLKDDKASLKCVIWRQTGRSLDFDPAAGLHVRALGRFSVYPPHGAYQLVVTRLVKVGIGALEIAFQKLKEKLQREGLFEPERKRPIPPFPRVVGIVTSPTGAAIADMLKTITARFPGLHVVLCPARVQGDGAAAEIVAAIGTLNGRTDIDVIIVGRGGGSLEDLWAFNEEPVARAIAASRLPVISAVGHEVDFTIADFVADHRAATPTAAAQLVTEHWVAARDVLPEMIRRMRRAARHTVEFRRREIARLKSSHALQRPGDLLAQWSQRLDLATETATRQMRQRLRRHLELMQGLNGRLTALSPEAVLRRGYSITRRVGRADALRDAAVVSDGDELETRLSRGIIRSTVSGSGP